In Amia ocellicauda isolate fAmiCal2 chromosome 7, fAmiCal2.hap1, whole genome shotgun sequence, the genomic window tttaGTCCCTTTCTTCAATCCAACTGTACTGGATTATCGACCCACAAACCATCGCGGAACAAAAACGGAAATATAATCAATACATTTCCCACCCCGGTGGTTGCTGGGTTTAATGAGTTAGGTTGCAAACAGGATCATATAAGAGAccatttgtttacttttaaatatatccgtgtgtgtttgttttttcacaggCTGTCTGGGGTTATTCCACAGGAAAACGTTTGTACGGTCCCGCCTCGGTTGTGCTTATTTTGCTCCTTTCCGGTTGAGTTTAAACTGTATCTCCTACTCCGTTAACGGGTTTCTTGCTTTTCTctattgtttttaaagtatttaacaagattgtttggtgtttttttcgTCCTCCTCTAACTAAAACCCAAAAgagtcagccatcttggctccACGGCTAAAATGAAGGAACATCCGGGAAATCGTCCAATTGAGGGCAACATCCGGGAAACGTGATCAGCCACACGGCCTTTAGGTAATACAGACAAACCGTCATCTTCGTTGAGGGCACGGAAGAGAGCGTGGAAACCTCGtttattgctttttttcttctttatcatTATGATTATTCATTTCAaactttgcatttgtatttattttttcttagagCACATGGTTTGGGCGAATTTCATTGGGCTCCTTATAAATGCATGAAAACAAATGTGGGTGAAGCAATGACTGAACATGAATCAATATGGGAATAAAGTGCACGGGAACTTGCTACTGTACATGGAACCCCCTgtcctttaaaaaagaaaaaagaaaatatggtaatatacaaattaaaaaatacatgttaggtcactcacttattattattacttaatttTGTTACCACTGAGTTTATAATGCTCctattaaataatgtttttaaactttGGAAATTGATAATACTGATGATCAATGGAAACGTCTATTTATATTTAGACCCGTATTCCCTCTGCTTTATATATGAATGCTGAGCCAGGCACAGGACTCTATTTCTGTATGAGGAGATATACTCCACCCTACCTTGAGTCATAAGGGTGGGGAGCCGATCGTAGGAGAGTTGATTCCCAGTTCTGTTTCTGTCACAGTTTGGGGATTGATTCTATTCTTGGCACACCGACTGCAGCATGGTGACAGTACTTACTGCataaatgattaattaataTGATCATCAGTAGTATAAAAGCAGTTATATTAGTGTACATGATAGTGTTAAGTAAATGTATAGCAGTGATACTACAGCAGCATTACCATCATAATTCCTGCAAGCAGTCTGACTTCCCAATGCAGTAATGCACTCTGGCAATTTCAGAAGAGCAGAGTGGAAgtaaaacagaacagaaatgcAACACAGTTTAATGTAAGTAATTTTATTCAGGTAATGTATTCATTTGAGTTTTGATGTTATCCTATTTTATGCAGAggataaaatgaaaatggttaAATCTTAGAAATCATATAACTACAGCTGTAGGTATTATTATAACTGCTCCTGCTCCCCCGTCCCTACAGACATGCACATTTCTCTTACTGGTGACATGGGACAAAAACGTCAGGCTACTTTGTTCACATTAAAACTGTGGATTGCTGTTGCTATGCTGTCAACTCAGGTCTGTGTATCAGAATAATACGAATCAATGTCCTCTCTCCCTTTTATTTATTGACAAATGAAAATCACCAGTAACTGTTCCCCTTTCTCGCCCTTTTTTGGAAGTGCCAATTAGTCCCCTCACTCTACCTCTACAACCCGCTGCCAGCTTTTCCTGcactatttatttgattttaaatggttCATCTCAACGCAGTCAagaaccaaaaccttcactatAGTGGGAACATTTTTCCAAAGGGAGCCTCACAAGCTGGCTTCAGAAGTGCCTTCAGATTTGGGAGCAAGACACGAGAGGACAGAACTTCAATATGATATGACCAGCAGGGCAACAGTAAAAGTGGCTAGCTAGTGGTACAGCTTTCAGCCACCTGAGAAAATAGTCCATCCATGCAGAGCAGAGAGGAGGCACATTGGCAGTGGAAATAAGGAGACAATTCAAAAAGTGCTACAATCATTCCTGGAGAGTCCCAACACTGTGTTGTGGTCACAAAGGCCGCAGGTCTTCTCTAACACAGTCTTGTCTTTCTCCTGTTCTTTTCCACATAGGCAGTGTCTGTGCACAAACAGAAAGACAAATCAAGGAATGAATGAGATCCTTCACAGCTAAGGCTATCACCATGTCAGAAACCTGCTTGATTAAGCCATAGTATCCAGCTACTGAGGCCAGttttaaaactatattagactagtctaaGCCATTAGACTGACTAAGACTTAGCTTGAAAAGTTAGCCTCCTCACCCCCAGCCTAAAGTAGGATTTAAGTTCCCATTGAGACTGCTGGCCTGGGACTACAGGGCCACTGTCACTGATGCAGATGAGCAGAGCCTCCCACTGGCTCGCAGATACTCCATTGTCCCACCCACTGGCAATCTCCCAAAACATCAGGACTCCTCCCAAAGATATCAATAACCAATCCTGTGCAGCGTTTAAGTTTTGAGTGAGGGTCTCCTACAGTACGTTTCctcttaaatatttgttttagcgTAGTCTTCAATCGTTTCTACACAGCTTCTACAGACCGCACACAAAGTAGGTTAATGCTGTTCACTTCTTTGTTATTTCATCCCACCCCTTGTGATTGCGTGCTTTAGTGCAAGTTTCAGAAAAAATCCACAAAGTACAATTTTCtgtattatatttcaataacaaGCATAGATTTTTCAGTAGTGCAACCGTCACCTTTCTTTGTGGAAGGAAAGCAGTGTTCATAATGTTACaatcttctctctctcaggtaagTTATAAAGTTTGGAATCTGCCACTTATTTTCTCCTCGATTTAGAATGGGCAATATCTCAACGAGGATCACCGCTACAACTCTATCCTTCTTCAGGAGGGCACACGTTTTCCAAAACACTCACTGTCAAAGTCAACGGTTATCTGCTACGCCAGCTGAAGGATCAGATGCTGCTGGAAACTGCTCTCAGCCTGAACATGCAGGTGCTGAAGAAGACACCGGAGTTGTAGTGCATAATGGTGCGAGGAGACCCCAGCCACACGACAGCTTGGACGGTtgtgcaccccccaccccctcactgGAGGGCTTCTCTGGATTCACCAGCAGCCATGGCAGTTCATTTAAGTTCAGTCTATAGCTCCTGTTCTACTTGAGCTTTGGTTGGCCTCTCATTTAAAATCCTAACACACCAgaccaataaaataaataaatacagtaaaatcCATAACCCATAAACTACAACTTCCCGTCCCCTCCACTGACTACCCCAAAACTGCCAGCTCTTCTGGGAAACCAAAAGCAGAAGAGAGTCCCCAATACAGGGTTCTGCTACTGTAACTTGGTGTGGACCAGCCGGTGCCTCTTGAGGTGCTGGAATTGGCGGAAGCTTTTCCCGCACTGGGGGCAGGGGTAAGGCGTCTCCCCAGAGTGGATGCGCAGGTGGACCCGGAGGTTTTGGACTTCGCTGAAACGCTTGCCGCACTGGGGGCAGATGTGTGGCCGCTCCCCAGTGTGGATCCGCTGGTGGGCCTTTAGGGACTCCAGGAGGTGGAAGTCCTTGCCACACTCCCCACAGTGATAAGGCCTCTCCCCAGTATGGGTCTTCCAATGGCGCTGGAGGCTGCGAAAGTGGCGGAACCCTTTCCCACACTCCGTACAATGGTACACCGGTTCCCTGGGGTTACCAGCCTCGTCAATATCCTTGTTGCCCACATTTTGCCGTCTTCCGTCCCCAGCGTGCAACCTTTGATGGGCTTTGAGGTTCCCCAGGAGTTTAAAGGTCCTCCCACACTCGGTGCAGATGTAGAGGTCACCAGATGCCACTGACATACTGGGCACCCGGGACCTTCTGAGGCTCTGGGGGACACTGAGGTTGTTTGGGGAGGCATCCCTGGGGTACCTCTGATGAATGTTTATGGGAGGATCGGGGGTGTCCATGGCGAAGCCATCTTCACCCTGACCCTGGGTTTGTTCTACAGGTTGTTGTAAGCCTTTCTCTGCTTCCGAGTCCTTCCGAGGGCGTAAAATCATGGAAGGGAGTAAGGGAAGGGCAGACAAGTTTGGGATGGGCTGGTAGGTTTTCAGGTTGCGTTTCAACTTAATGGTGGCCGCGGGGGACTGTTGTCTTGTCAGGGGGGCAGGGGCGGTGTCTGGGGCAGGGGCATGGCAGCTGGCTGTTTGAGTGGGGAGGACTTGCTCACGTTCTTCACACTGTGGGAGCTCCAAGAATGGCTCTGTTTTCACTTCAGGGAGGAGacaagagagagggggaagaaaaaCTGTTATTATCTAGTGTTGGCATTGCAGGTAATGAATGCTTAAGGCAAGGATCTTTACTGCTGgagtaaatatacatttctgttttgcTGTCGGTCTCAGGTCCCTGCATAATGAATGGATAAGGAGGTGTCTATGCTTCCTTCCATGCTTGGAGTTTTGTCACAAGACTTCTAATATGGTAGGACAATTGATCATTTAATGAATGGGGAGAATGCACATATCTTTTGTTGCTTCTATTCAGCTTTcactttttaaaagtttttcttgtgttttgacaCTGATagagacaaatgtccatcaAGACTGCTGAACCAATCAAGTGCCTGAACTAGTCTGTGGGTTAATGACCTAtaacaatcaaaaacacctccctccTCCCATTTCACACAGATGCAAGACAGGTGCAACAGAAGAACTTGAAGTTTGAACTTTCAGGagtaaaatgtatgaatattGATAGATAGGTTCCAGGTGGATCAAAGAGAGTTGTTACTAGTTGAATTGAACAACTGTAGCAATTGAGAACTTTACATTAAGAAATGAAAGAGTGAAATTGCACTGCAACTGAAAAGAACTGGGcaggaaatgtaataaaaactgCACACTACAATTTAAGACAACTACAAACGCATACAGCTGGTAGTTTAATGAACTGGGAGAATCATGCTTATTGAGTAACTTAACACTGACCCAGAGGTGTTCATGTTTAAGCAATcgtgtatttttcattttatgttttgttttttaaaacaaggtTACTTCAGGCAATTGTGCTCTATATTCATCACTGTAAGCAAAGCATCTCCTGCTTGTAAGGCACCATTAAATATAAGGAAACATTAGACATTTACATGCAAATTGTGGTTCACCTATAAAAGAACAAAGCATTAAAGTCACTCGGGAACACACACTGGGCCTAAATGTTTCTGGCTGAAGAAACAATAGGTACTTTTTATATTAAGTCATTTCcaattaatttaatacaaatattagtttatttttgtaatatgcTTCAAGCCTGACTGACATTTAAAGTTTTCAGATTCAACAttatatatcaataataataataaggttttaatgatgtatatatttaaacccTCCCtgcctcactcactcacttgttACATCACCCGCTGCTGCTGACATCATCGCACTCCTCTGTGACGCAGTAGTTGCAGGATCCTGATGCGGCTCCTTGTATGCAGTTCCATCGCAGACACCATTGCTGTGACGTAAATCCAGAACGTTTTCCGTAGCTCCTCCATTCGGAACCCCGTCTGGAAAGACCGAGCCCTCGGTGCAGCTCTGCCCAGCTACACTGCTCTCATTCACGGGCTGTGGCTCACAGATCGCGTCCACCAAGTCCGATTCGGAAATGGATAGCTCTATTACGTCCAGATCCATGTCGGGGTCTTCCTCCACTTTAATGTGGTCAGGTTTTAGCTCATGTCCACTCCTCTCTCTACACTCCGGTTCTGGGGTTTTCGTCTGTCGGCGGTCCAATTTGCCTTCGGCTGAAAAGTCAGGTTTTACTTCTGTTTCTACAGACGGTTCTCCCCTCTTGTCACATTGGGTGTCCGAGTCTGGTACTGcagagaaacaaataaatagcttATAACAACTAGAGGCTCGGTGGGAATGAAGGTCTTTGAGACATCAATTAACATggtataatatttaattattattttgcagacGCTTGAATGCAAAGTGATTTAGATTGGTACCCATTTATATGGTTGGTTATATACCCAGCTATTTTGTTAAAGAAAGTTAAAGAAGCCTACTACACCAGTGTCCAAGTCATAATGTGAGTTATCGAACTCTAATTAAAGAACTCGAACCCTAAACACAATTTCACAAGAATACATGCATTACTTACAGTTGTTACGATTGATCTGTAATCCCCATAAACTCTAATGCACATGAAAAAATAATGCATCATCGAATCATTTGAAACACATTGACTCTAAACATCTCATTAATACTATTTAAGTGATAAATACTGTATTGTGAGCTGCTTCTGTCCCGTAATAAAAACCCACATACAAGGAACtaaagaacattacaataattcaataataaatCACATAGATCATACTCTATTGACTGTCTGCACATACTTCCACCCTGGCGGGGAGAAAGTCCCCACACCAGCGGTCTTGTCAGGACTGAAACGGTCAACTTACCCGTCTGCGGTGCACGACTGCTGTTGTCGACACGCCTGTCATCGCTGCCGCAGGTCGGGGTCAGGTCTCCTCCAACAGCCTCATCCTGGCACTGATGTCTGTGCCCATCCTGCGATGCCAACACGGGGCACGGGTTGTTTTCTTTCAGTGGGCTGTGTGGTGAAGCCCGCTGTGTCCGCTGCTGGCCAGACGCACTGCCGAGGCCGGGGGTGTCAGCGAGGGCAGGCGGCTTGAGCGCACCCTTCGCCGCCGCACTGAGGACGCATCCCCGCAGGGCGCTCAGTTCGCTCTCGGCCACTTCCATCCGGAGCCTCAAGCTGGTCAACTCCTGGCCGCTCTGGtccattttgaattggaaaAGGGCGAATTTGCTGTCGATGAGCTCCGACATGATGGCTTTGAGCAGCGCGTCGGCTCGGATGACTTCCTGGTCGCCGGAGAAGGCGCTTCTCGGCGGGGAGGGAGTCGCGCAGCTGGCGGCGGCGCTGGCCGGGTGGCAGCGCGACCTGTGCCCGGGTACGGACCCCTCGCCGTGCATAGTGGAGCAGCGGGCCGGGCTGGGCTGTACACTGTGGGTATGCGGAGCCAAACGAATGTGCTCTCTTCTTCATTGGACGAAgtacaacatttaatgtaacATCTTTCTGTCCAGAAGCGAACCCATGTGTGCGCATTCAGTCCTGTAGCCTAACACGTCGCTTGCAGTTAGTACTTTTAGGTTAGTGTTACTTTCCGCAATACAGAGCCCTATCCCAGTGTACACATGAATTGAGTGCAACTCATAGAAATGGTGCTGCTCTATCCATCCCATGCAGGTGAGGACTTGTGCGAGTTGACTACTACAGAAATGTCCAcaaatattctgtttttttttcttcctggttGCATTTCTAAAGAGCAGCACACACGGAGAGCAACGCATAGTCATTGGGAAGAGCGCCCCCTTGCAAAGACCTCCACCTTCAACCATCAAActaagattaaaaacaaaaaggataaTTCCATACACCTCTTTGATTAACACAATTGATTTACATGGTAAATCATATTGAAACAGCACTCAAAGCGTGACTTCCatagttttatttaatataaaaaataattacagaacATATATTCTAATGGACAAACATGTATCCTCCAGACGACCTGCTTCTTCCACTTTCAGCCTCTTCAGCCATTCAGAAAACTTTGGAACTTTTTCGTGGCTTTTTCACATTCTTCGTTTTTGTCTTTCCCTGGAATctgcaagaaaacaaagaacaaatattAAGCCTAAATGCACATATAATCATACGGATACGACCAGCTATCAAGTTTATACACGTTGAAACATcacacaatacattattattattattattagtagtagtagtagtagtagtagtagtagtagtagtaagatGGAACAAGatcaaaatgtgttaaaatgaaCATCACACTCATTCGAAAAAAAGGACGCAGACAATCAAACAAAATCGAAATGTGTTCAGGAAAGTGTCTAGTTGGACCCTTtttattcatttacatttaaatagaaAATTACAACTTTGTACCCAGTCCCACTTTTATTTAAAAGTAGAAAGTGGCATTTTGATATCAAATAAACTATGGCTATCACGTTTTGATTTGTTCTAGGTCTGTGTCAGGATAAATAAgtataaaacaatgcaaaacaacCAGGGAAGCACTGACCCTGCGCAGTGTGGCCCACCTGGTTGCACACGGCTCTCCCATAGCGCACGAAGGTGGCGAAATGCTCGCAGTTGAAGGTGAAGAGCTTGTAAGGCAGCTCCTTGTCCAGCAGAGATTCAGCCCGGAGTCTGATCTCCTGCTCCGGTGAAGGGTGCAGGCTGTGTCTGTTGTTGCTGATCATGACCTGGGCGCCGGATGGGACGTTGACCTCGGCGACGAGCTGGCGTTTGATCTGGGTGGCCCCCAGCAGGATGTCGCCCGACAAAGGGACGATCTTCTGTAGGTAATGGCGAAACCACTTCTTCATGTCACTCTCCGAAGAGTCTGTGTCGGAGAGAGGAAACGCGCTCAGTGCTGCCCGGGGGACATTGGGCGTATAATTGCATTGGTCCATCTTATCCATTGCAGTCATCCGGATAAAGGATTATATGGATAGTTGAGGCTACTTTCTTTGGTTGAAGAAGGCAAGTATCCAGTCGGAGATTACTAGTTGGCCTATCAATGCATTAAGATAATTGAAATATAtgacattcatatttaacacactcgtctaattatttaattacattaatcgCACGTAATTCACTGTATGGTTATTTAGGATCTGCTATTCCGGAATAAAATAGCATTTATTTTACCTGCCACGGCGAAATGAAGAATGTACCCGTCTTCATCATAGACCCCCCAGTGAGAATATCCAACAGGGTACGAGAACTCGATCAAGTCCCCGAATCGAGCCGTGGATATCACCTGACTAACCTGCAAAAGCAGAAGGAACACCACCTGACTCATCCAACTGTGGCAGGCAGATTTGCACGGCTCATTCTAAACGTTTTCCGACAAATTCGgggtttacattatttttaatccaTTATTTGTCTGAAGACAAAACACCAAGCTTGAAATGGAGCACACACAACCCCCATAGATCAgacttaaaaacacaacaaatcaAATAGGGCCTGCGGCCATAAGCTAATTTGCGTTACTCTAATTAATGTGATAGTGCTGAAGATGAAAAGAGAGGGAACAACATTGTTCGTCGGTTTTATGTCTAGTGTACGGTTAAAAAAAGCAGAATTAACCATTATAACTGAGTGAGAATAGGGGAATAGGGAATAGGAAGGTCTAGGTTCAGATGTATTACTGGTACAGGTTTATTCTTCCCAATCACAAACAAAGATGAACCCACATATTTTATAGAGTTTGAACAAGATTTAAAGCAGTTAGTTTACATTCCAGTGGGTAGGGCCCTTTTGTTTTGGATGACTACgaattttaaactattttagtaatgcaaaaaaaaaaaggcactaTAGGACACAGACATATAATTAGCTAAAATAATTCCAGACACTACATGTAGCCTTAATGTACTGGCCTCTGATTCATTCTGGTTGTCTTCAATTTTGTTTAACTTTTAATTTCGTTTAGTGTGTTTGTAAGGCACCAGATATAAACGACTCAATTAGCAAGACAATTCTACAATTAAAACTATAAATATTAACACAATAATAcatgttatattttattgaattgaatTATATTTCAACTTTTAATAAAAAGTGAAAGTGTCAtaggaaaactaaaataaatgcataaatgtaCTTAACATGTTACTTATATTGCATCCTAACAAAGGATAAGTATTTAGGATTTTAGTAGCGCCTTGAAAATAATGGtgtaaatgttttcttaaaGGCTGATGTTAACGTAGAAATATAATGATAACGCAGAGGTAGACATTTCAAAAAGTAATACCTAATTTTCTGAATAATAGaaaatctgtgtttttatttcccaTGTATGAGACTGCAATGTCAGTGAATGTGCATAGTTCTCTTTTTACAAGTCAGACGTGAAAAGAATTACGATTAATTTACATGCATTGACAACAGAGatagattgtatttttaaagtctgCCAATTTTGGTAACTGCACGTTACAAAGGGTCTTACCTGTTCGGTGTAATCCATACTCCGTACTTGACATATTTCTGCCAGAGACAGTGACAGGGGGTTGTGCCAGTACTACAATTGTTTCTGCTTTTACTTCTCTAAAGTAGGCTATGTCTGCTGCAGGCGTGGTATAGGACGCTTATGACGTCATTCTGATAACTCGGGTGTCGAACGATTCTTCCAGGTGCTCCAAATATATGAAGTAACCATTTACCAGATTTCATACATGACAACAAACGATACCTGAATGTAAAGGTTTAGCGATACAAATAGGTGCGATATCCAATATTTATAAGGCCTAACTAACGTACAGCCGCAGACATATTGGCTCGTTCTTCTTCTCTTCATCTGAATTTAGtaatacacatataaataaagaaaatcacaaTTTGGACAT contains:
- the LOC136753651 gene encoding uncharacterized protein LOC136753651; protein product: MHGEGSVPGHRSRCHPASAAASCATPSPPRSAFSGDQEVIRADALLKAIMSELIDSKFALFQFKMDQSGQELTSLRLRMEVAESELSALRGCVLSAAAKGALKPPALADTPGLGSASGQQRTQRASPHSPLKENNPCPVLASQDGHRHQCQDEAVGGDLTPTCGSDDRRVDNSSRAPQTVPDSDTQCDKRGEPSVETEVKPDFSAEGKLDRRQTKTPEPECRERSGHELKPDHIKVEEDPDMDLDVIELSISESDLVDAICEPQPVNESSVAGQSCTEGSVFPDGVPNGGATENVLDLRHSNGVCDGTAYKEPHQDPATTASQRSAMMSAAAGDVTMKTEPFLELPQCEEREQVLPTQTASCHAPAPDTAPAPLTRQQSPAATIKLKRNLKTYQPIPNLSALPLLPSMILRPRKDSEAEKGLQQPVEQTQGQGEDGFAMDTPDPPINIHQRYPRDASPNNLSVPQSLRRSRVPSMSVASGDLYICTECGRTFKLLGNLKAHQRLHAGDGRRQNVGNKDIDEAGNPREPVYHCTECGKGFRHFRSLQRHWKTHTGERPYHCGECGKDFHLLESLKAHQRIHTGERPHICPQCGKRFSEVQNLRVHLRIHSGETPYPCPQCGKSFRQFQHLKRHRLVHTKLQ
- the LOC136753655 gene encoding phospholipase A and acyltransferase 2 isoform X1, whose product is MDYTEQVSQVISTARFGDLIEFSYPVGYSHWGVYDEDGYILHFAVADSSESDMKKWFRHYLQKIVPLSGDILLGATQIKRQLVAEVNVPSGAQVMISNNRHSLHPSPEQEIRLRAESLLDKELPYKLFTFNCEHFATFVRYGRAVCNQIPGKDKNEECEKATKKFQSFLNG
- the LOC136753655 gene encoding phospholipase A and acyltransferase 2 isoform X2, which translates into the protein MDYTEQVSQVISTARFGDLIEFSYPVGYSHWGVYDEDGYILHFAVADSSESDMKKWFRHYLQKIVPLSGDILLGATQIKRQLVAEVNVPSGAQVMISNNRHSLHPSPEQEIRLRAESLLDKELPYKLFTFNCEHFATFVRYGRAVCNQVGHTAQDSRERQKRRM